From a single Campylobacter concisus genomic region:
- a CDS encoding zonular occludens toxin domain-containing protein, translating to MITYLVGNPGSGKTYYAVYMIYQTFLFEPKKTFLSKFAKPKEKPSYSFCYTNINEFKFELSDKFKKFDFDEFYLGLRNLYALYKTGATDNEVNEKAKELNLYGCIFVLDECHNFFKDKKDEILVWWLTYHRHLYQDIYLITQDLTLVNNEYKRIAEKFYRAVDSAKRLFSKKFRYEVFASYRLYKKDRLEIINIPYLEEVFNLYHSGQSSNKKSFVRFYFFLAIVIFIVLIFYFYFIVMSIFKSNTPTENNLSTSNKISDPGSQKYSISDFPDIFKDTSKKNNKISSDIPEIYIYNITCVNSSCHFDEDYHLYPLSLLSYISSMYTPLYFYYEPKSHELVKYYYVFDKPVFQNLISKNNKGVSDENLNQISNSSAAVFK from the coding sequence ATGATTACTTATTTAGTTGGCAACCCTGGAAGTGGTAAAACATATTACGCAGTATATATGATTTATCAGACCTTTTTATTTGAGCCAAAGAAAACATTTTTATCTAAATTTGCAAAGCCAAAAGAAAAGCCTAGTTATTCATTTTGCTACACAAATATAAATGAGTTCAAGTTTGAGTTATCAGATAAATTTAAAAAGTTCGATTTTGATGAGTTCTATTTAGGCTTAAGAAATTTATATGCTTTATATAAGACTGGTGCAACCGATAACGAAGTTAATGAAAAAGCTAAAGAGCTAAATTTATATGGTTGCATATTTGTTCTTGATGAGTGCCATAACTTTTTTAAAGACAAAAAAGACGAAATTTTAGTTTGGTGGCTTACTTATCATCGCCATTTATACCAGGATATTTATTTAATTACCCAAGATTTAACTTTAGTCAATAACGAATATAAACGTATAGCAGAGAAATTTTATAGGGCTGTTGATAGCGCAAAAAGATTATTTTCAAAGAAATTTCGTTATGAAGTTTTTGCATCTTATAGGCTTTATAAAAAAGATAGATTAGAGATTATTAATATTCCATATCTTGAAGAAGTATTTAATTTATACCACTCTGGACAAAGTTCAAATAAAAAATCATTTGTAAGATTTTACTTTTTTCTAGCTATTGTTATTTTTATTGTTCTTATTTTTTATTTTTATTTTATTGTTATGTCTATTTTTAAAAGCAATACTCCAACCGAAAATAATTTATCTACTTCCAATAAAATTTCCGATCCTGGTTCACAAAAATATTCTATTTCTGATTTTCCAGATATATTTAAAGATACTTCTAAAAAGAATAATAAAATTAGCTCCGATATTCCAGAAATTTATATTTATAACATTACTTGCGTTAATTCATCTTGCCATTTTGACGAAGATTATCATCTATATCCATTATCATTACTTAGCTACATATCTTCAATGTATACGCCATTATATTTTTATTATGAGCCAAAATCTCACGAGCTTGTCAAATATTACTATGTATTTGACAAGCCAGTTTTCCAAAATTTAATTTCAAAAAATAACAAAGGTGTTTCCGATGAAAATCTTAATCAAATTTCTAATTCTTCCGCTGCTGTTTTTAAATAG
- a CDS encoding type II secretion system protein GspD: MKILIKFLILPLLFLNSLFAAEIYTDLLDFARLTSRANNIAIVTDESIHQGEYYFIYEDEVKITIAMFRKMLEAKNLYLYKKDNFYYVSSQKLPDYDLRRIELKNYVYDDVNKILSQFDLNATYSTSSNSVFFRADDYIFDQIKEAISKIDKSLEQVTFKLTITETNLKDIKDLGTNLKGLLKPLNHGDLAYYINLITSPYISNSNIIKNDDRAFFGILNFLDTNGITKIISSPVLTAKNHTEVYFSSVQNIPYLVSKTDISNLNYQKTDSYEYKDIGLKINLKPIILSDHIDFDLHLILEDILSQSTSLTPIVSKKELKSSYSLKRGDVLVLSGINKTTTSKQRNGVPILKDIWFLKYLF, encoded by the coding sequence ATGAAAATCTTAATCAAATTTCTAATTCTTCCGCTGCTGTTTTTAAATAGCTTGTTTGCTGCTGAAATTTATACTGATCTTTTAGATTTCGCACGTCTTACTAGTAGGGCTAATAATATAGCCATTGTAACCGATGAAAGCATACACCAGGGCGAATATTATTTCATTTATGAAGACGAAGTTAAGATCACTATTGCAATGTTTAGAAAAATGCTTGAAGCCAAGAATTTATATCTTTATAAAAAGGATAATTTCTACTACGTAAGCTCTCAAAAATTGCCTGATTATGATCTTAGGCGTATCGAGCTAAAGAATTATGTTTATGATGACGTTAATAAAATTCTTAGCCAGTTTGATTTAAATGCCACTTACTCGACGTCTTCTAATTCGGTTTTCTTTAGAGCTGATGACTATATATTTGATCAGATTAAAGAAGCCATTTCAAAGATTGATAAGAGCCTGGAGCAAGTAACATTTAAACTGACTATCACCGAAACAAATCTAAAAGACATTAAAGATTTAGGCACAAATTTAAAAGGCTTGCTTAAGCCACTTAATCACGGCGATTTAGCTTATTATATTAATCTGATTACTTCCCCTTATATTTCTAATTCAAATATTATTAAAAACGATGATAGAGCCTTTTTTGGCATATTAAATTTTCTTGATACAAACGGCATTACAAAAATTATTTCATCGCCAGTATTGACGGCAAAAAATCACACTGAAGTTTATTTTAGTTCCGTTCAAAACATCCCTTATTTGGTTTCAAAAACTGATATATCAAACTTAAACTATCAAAAGACTGATAGTTATGAATATAAAGATATTGGTCTAAAGATAAATTTAAAACCTATCATCTTATCAGATCACATTGATTTTGACTTACATTTAATACTTGAAGATATTCTCTCTCAAAGTACATCATTAACGCCCATTGTTTCAAAAAAGGAGCTTAAAAGCTCGTATTCTTTAAAGCGTGGTGACGTTCTAGTTCTTAGCGGTATTAATAAAACGACTACTTCTAAGCAACGTAATGGCGTGCCTATCCTTAAAGATATATGGTTTTTAAAGTATCTTTTTTAG
- a CDS encoding rolling circle replication-associated protein, which translates to MRARNLYGVSPLDVELCQAKLDSQREYMRSFSFVNVNGQVRNLLDISMSANFSDKYYAEVSNRVNVFSSFAIDYFQVPVFLTITLNGCFRGALNSDYSKFMPIDYRYLPDEVKYKAKNSAPLSISDLVAVLNHQWNLFIMRYSRKFKNIDRSYIRCFEPHKKDGVPHIHALFYVPAHTIDFMKRIYTDIFYAPQNLKTNAITSEQEKNGELNGFQTSINNPSGYVMKYIQKTFINLKETQDFDELSAWYVKHKVRRFISSRTKVPLWVYRKINFISTMQDFYHLNDLTNDHRAILEWNKKDDYIYINLPFNKEEIIYLNGRLEHYISGRLMNFYDRLKINSQKDENAQDEIKSFGTNLKQRQILKLCDELFKSDEKPKPVSRMKDYELVNYYQSLGGDVNAQHLAYVENLMLDRNLDNFTHYHERHDLNAPDIDSFVDRFLICNEF; encoded by the coding sequence ATGCGAGCGAGAAATTTATATGGTGTTTCTCCCCTTGACGTTGAGCTTTGCCAAGCAAAGCTTGATAGCCAAAGGGAATATATGCGCTCTTTCTCTTTTGTTAATGTTAATGGCCAGGTTAGAAATTTGCTAGATATTTCAATGTCGGCTAACTTTAGCGATAAATATTACGCCGAAGTGTCTAATCGCGTGAATGTGTTTAGCTCTTTTGCAATCGATTATTTTCAAGTCCCAGTATTTTTAACTATCACTCTTAACGGCTGCTTTAGGGGTGCATTAAATAGCGATTATTCTAAATTTATGCCGATTGATTATAGATATTTGCCTGATGAAGTTAAGTATAAGGCTAAAAATTCAGCGCCTTTAAGTATTTCTGATTTAGTAGCCGTTCTTAATCATCAATGGAATTTATTTATTATGCGATATTCAAGAAAATTTAAAAATATCGACAGAAGCTATATAAGGTGCTTTGAGCCACACAAAAAAGACGGCGTGCCACACATTCACGCTTTATTTTATGTCCCAGCTCACACAATAGATTTTATGAAAAGAATTTATACTGATATTTTTTATGCTCCGCAAAACCTAAAAACAAATGCTATTACAAGCGAGCAAGAGAAAAATGGCGAATTAAATGGCTTTCAAACTAGTATTAATAATCCTAGTGGCTATGTTATGAAATATATCCAAAAGACTTTCATTAATTTAAAAGAAACGCAAGATTTTGACGAGCTTTCAGCCTGGTATGTAAAGCACAAAGTAAGAAGATTTATAAGCTCACGCACTAAAGTACCATTATGGGTATATAGGAAGATTAATTTTATTAGCACGATGCAAGACTTTTATCACTTAAACGACTTAACAAACGATCATAGAGCAATACTTGAGTGGAATAAAAAAGATGATTACATATATATAAATTTGCCTTTCAATAAAGAAGAGATTATTTATTTAAATGGCAGATTGGAGCATTATATAAGTGGTAGGCTTATGAATTTTTACGATAGATTGAAAATTAATAGCCAAAAAGATGAAAACGCACAAGATGAAATAAAAAGCTTTGGCACTAATTTAAAACAAAGACAAATTTTAAAGCTTTGCGATGAGCTTTTTAAAAGCGATGAAAAGCCTAAACCAGTAAGCAGAATGAAAGATTACGAGTTAGTCAATTACTATCAAAGCTTGGGCGGTGATGTAAATGCCCAGCATTTAGCCTATGTTGAAAATTTAATGCTTGATAGAAATTTAGATAATTTTACACACTATCATGAAAGGCACGATTTAAATGCCCCTGATATTGATAGCTTTGTAGATAGATTTTTGATTTGTAATGAGTTTTAA
- a CDS encoding tyrosine-type recombinase/integrase: MCLNELFNNYISFYELILSPTTLRSDIATYNKHFKNSLGLKDIQDINFIDIQKFCNDLIKQDYKIKTIKNIVAKLKVIFKLGIKLELINKNPCDFIELPKFDNKRYFDYSIAIQKRFIKAISENTDASSDIFFFLLHGRRKNEVLSLKFSDINFKTRTYIIPFKINKAKRNMIYKMSDELFNRLYKRFLIAKKENKLNDYVFINPMTNDKFKDLRKSWASLLKKNNLPKIRLHDIRHLIGTYSINYLKIPIEQVSFTLGHTNITTTQKYITANVKKSKETIENLLKSISE; the protein is encoded by the coding sequence ATGTGTTTAAATGAGCTTTTTAATAATTACATTAGCTTTTACGAGCTTATTTTAAGTCCAACCACTCTAAGAAGTGATATAGCTACATATAATAAGCATTTTAAAAACTCACTTGGCTTAAAGGATATACAAGATATAAATTTTATCGATATACAAAAGTTTTGTAATGATCTTATCAAGCAAGATTACAAGATAAAGACTATTAAGAATATCGTTGCAAAGCTAAAGGTTATTTTCAAGCTAGGTATAAAGCTGGAGTTAATAAATAAAAATCCTTGCGATTTTATTGAGCTACCAAAGTTTGATAATAAAAGGTATTTTGATTACTCGATCGCTATTCAAAAACGCTTTATTAAGGCCATTAGTGAAAATACCGATGCAAGCTCTGATATATTCTTTTTTCTACTTCACGGCAGACGAAAGAATGAAGTATTAAGCTTAAAATTTAGCGATATAAATTTTAAGACCAGGACTTACATTATCCCCTTTAAAATTAATAAGGCCAAAAGAAATATGATTTATAAAATGAGCGATGAGCTTTTTAATCGTCTTTATAAAAGATTTTTGATAGCTAAGAAAGAAAATAAGCTAAACGATTATGTCTTTATTAATCCTATGACTAACGATAAATTTAAAGACTTGCGTAAAAGCTGGGCTTCACTTCTTAAAAAGAATAACTTACCTAAAATCAGGCTTCATGATATAAGGCATTTAATTGGCACATATTCAATTAATTATTTAAAAATTCCCATCGAGCAAGTATCATTTACATTAGGGCATACAAATATAACTACAACACAAAAATATATTACTGCAAACGTTAAAAAATCTAAAGAAACTATCGAAAATTTACTAAAATCAATTTCAGAATAA
- a CDS encoding FtsK/SpoIIIE family DNA translocase, protein MYFGIATAAPTADFVGSLGQSLGILNIKYFGLIAYVYPFLLIILGYFVYKNFKKFDFDFAQFLVGIFLFFIAFLMFQALSASSANGGIIGNFIVSALKEVIGSIGTAVAILMMFIISLGLAFRENFIIVLRKAFVDKEIKVHEERNLKEIKQKQLPKIERKRQKNNDIKEEELIEAQVLNDDEQNLDEEIEPEPEKESRASTINGVEILNEVAENKKLLDQIERGNVEKPKNFVLPPLKFLNDPPKRSHSVNETEIDQQISNLLDKLRKFKIDGDVVRTYTGPIVTTFEFRPAPHIKVSKILTLQDDLAMALKAQTIRIQAPIPGKDVVGIEVPNQNLETIYLKEILESEVFKNASSPLTMALGKDIVGAPFVTDLKKLPHLLIAGTTGSGKSVGINAMLLSLLYRNSPQTLRLMMIDPKMLEFSIYNDIPHLLTPVITEAKKAITALANMVAEMERRYKIMSQTRTKNIESYNEKMKEEGGEQFPYIVVIIDELADLMMTSGKDVELYIGRLAQMARASGIHLIVATQRPSVDVVTGLIKANLPSRISYRVGQRIDSKVILDQMGAESLLGRGDMLFTPPGSPGVIRLHAPFASEKEIETVVNFLKEQQDVVYDEKFLIEEGTSGSVAAGSLGEDELDELYEEAKEIILSEQKTSISYLQRRLKIGYNKAANIIEQMEKMGVLSPMNAKGQREIL, encoded by the coding sequence ATATATTTTGGTATCGCTACAGCTGCTCCAACTGCTGATTTTGTTGGCTCGCTTGGACAAAGCCTTGGTATTTTAAATATCAAATATTTTGGACTTATTGCGTATGTTTATCCATTTTTATTGATCATTTTGGGCTATTTTGTCTATAAAAATTTTAAGAAATTTGACTTTGATTTTGCTCAGTTTTTGGTAGGAATTTTTCTCTTTTTTATAGCTTTTTTGATGTTTCAAGCCTTGAGTGCTTCAAGTGCAAATGGCGGTATAATTGGAAATTTCATAGTTAGTGCCTTAAAAGAGGTGATCGGCTCTATCGGCACTGCGGTTGCTATACTTATGATGTTTATTATCTCACTTGGGCTTGCTTTTAGGGAAAATTTTATAATTGTTTTAAGAAAGGCATTTGTGGATAAAGAGATAAAAGTCCATGAAGAGAGAAATTTAAAAGAGATAAAACAAAAGCAACTTCCAAAAATCGAACGCAAAAGACAAAAGAATAATGATATAAAAGAAGAAGAGCTTATAGAAGCTCAGGTACTAAATGATGATGAACAGAATTTAGATGAAGAGATAGAGCCTGAGCCAGAAAAAGAGAGTAGGGCCTCAACTATAAACGGAGTTGAAATTTTAAACGAAGTGGCTGAGAATAAGAAGCTGCTTGATCAAATAGAACGAGGAAATGTGGAAAAGCCAAAGAATTTTGTCTTACCACCGCTTAAATTTTTAAACGATCCGCCAAAACGCTCGCATAGCGTAAATGAAACGGAAATCGATCAGCAAATTTCTAATTTGCTTGATAAACTCCGTAAGTTTAAAATAGACGGAGATGTGGTTAGAACTTATACTGGGCCTATCGTCACGACATTTGAGTTTCGTCCAGCTCCACATATCAAGGTAAGTAAAATTTTAACACTTCAAGATGACCTAGCGATGGCACTAAAGGCTCAAACGATCCGTATCCAAGCGCCGATCCCTGGTAAAGATGTGGTAGGCATCGAGGTGCCAAATCAAAATTTAGAAACAATATACCTAAAAGAAATTTTAGAGAGCGAAGTCTTTAAAAATGCAAGTAGCCCGCTAACTATGGCGCTTGGCAAAGATATCGTTGGTGCTCCTTTTGTGACTGACCTTAAAAAACTACCTCATTTACTTATCGCTGGAACTACAGGATCTGGCAAAAGTGTGGGTATAAACGCGATGCTTTTAAGCTTGCTTTATAGAAATAGCCCACAAACTTTGCGTCTAATGATGATCGATCCAAAAATGCTTGAATTTAGCATATATAACGATATCCCACATCTTCTAACTCCAGTTATTACAGAGGCTAAAAAGGCGATCACTGCACTTGCTAATATGGTCGCTGAGATGGAGCGAAGATATAAGATAATGAGCCAAACTCGCACAAAAAATATAGAGAGCTACAATGAAAAGATGAAAGAGGAGGGCGGTGAGCAGTTTCCGTATATCGTTGTGATCATCGACGAGCTTGCTGATCTGATGATGACTAGTGGCAAAGACGTGGAGCTTTATATCGGCCGTCTAGCACAGATGGCAAGGGCTAGCGGCATACACTTGATAGTGGCAACCCAGCGTCCAAGCGTTGATGTCGTGACTGGCCTCATAAAGGCAAATTTACCAAGTAGGATAAGCTATAGGGTAGGGCAGAGGATCGATAGTAAGGTCATCCTTGATCAAATGGGAGCTGAGAGCTTGCTTGGACGAGGAGATATGTTATTTACACCTCCTGGAAGTCCTGGTGTGATCAGACTTCATGCACCATTTGCTAGCGAAAAAGAGATAGAAACGGTTGTAAATTTCTTAAAAGAGCAACAAGATGTAGTTTATGATGAGAAATTTTTAATAGAAGAAGGTACAAGCGGAAGTGTGGCTGCTGGTAGTTTAGGAGAAGATGAACTTGATGAGCTTTACGAAGAGGCCAAAGAGATCATTTTAAGTGAGCAAAAAACGTCGATAAGTTATCTGCAAAGACGTCTAAAAATAGGTTACAACAAAGCTGCAAATATAATAGAGCAAATGGAAAAAATGGGTGTTTTAAGCCCAATGAATGCAAAAGGTCAAAGAGAAATTTTGTAG
- the flgL gene encoding flagellar hook-associated protein FlgL, whose protein sequence is MRITNQLRFSQTLHDYQKNMTGVNKSYKQLSNGLKIQDPYDGAATYNDAMRLDYEATTLTQVVDATGKSVNFSKNTDNALQEFEKQLENFKTKVVQAASSVHSKTSLEALANDLQGIKNHLVNIANTSVNGQFLFSGSAVDTKPIDGAGKYQGNRDYMKTSAGAQVELPYNIPGYDLFLGKDGDYSKILTTNVRLADQTRTDISYAPKFLNDNSKIKNMIGLNYASDSVVRSDGSYNGTTNPDYDFLDNSNVNFPDTYFFMQGKKPDGTTFTSKFKMSANTTMAGLMEKIGMEFGNTKTTKVVDVSINNDGQFNIKDLTKGNQTIDFHMVAATSVAPNRGAIAQNNALDAVNSLEGLETMANNVPKTVHITEFVKSKYTDKDGNATNAFDYDKVRFERKDNELIANLPQVARRTGEYATDQTKLSEVSGTKESYDRNLYPKDVDARKRELFNIDNQEINLQVKSITGTKYDIKVKMGTAGGTNTPVQFEITSTPPGGTPSAPRTLTVYNSDEFGSYRTYASDFTYRQLMDIVAMAASDNIPNPPHAENANFDTDIEKVKRDQNYNAYKEALSKTKGAVETTLDDKGRMVLTDKTKSVTNIEVTMHDAKNSDKFDGDSTGRDTAGNAGHPQGKGSVFSFNENNALTIDEPSTSVFQDLDNMIEAVRKGYYRADANSNDPRNTGMQGALQRLDHLIDHANKELTKIGSQSRLLTATKERAEVMKVNVQTVKNDVIDADYAESYLKFTQLSLSYQATLQASAKINQLSLLNYLN, encoded by the coding sequence ATGAGAATAACAAACCAACTACGTTTTAGTCAGACTTTGCATGACTACCAAAAAAATATGACTGGTGTAAATAAAAGCTATAAGCAGCTCTCAAATGGTTTGAAAATTCAAGATCCATACGATGGTGCTGCGACTTATAATGATGCGATGAGGCTTGATTATGAAGCGACTACTCTCACTCAAGTAGTTGATGCCACTGGTAAATCTGTAAATTTCTCAAAAAATACAGATAATGCGTTGCAAGAGTTTGAAAAACAGCTTGAAAATTTTAAGACAAAAGTAGTCCAAGCGGCTAGCAGCGTGCATAGTAAGACATCGCTAGAGGCTTTGGCAAATGATCTTCAAGGCATAAAAAATCACCTTGTGAATATTGCAAACACTTCGGTTAATGGGCAGTTTTTGTTTTCTGGAAGCGCTGTTGATACAAAGCCAATAGATGGTGCAGGAAAATATCAAGGCAACCGTGATTATATGAAAACATCGGCTGGCGCTCAGGTTGAGCTTCCTTATAATATCCCAGGATATGATCTATTTCTAGGAAAAGATGGCGATTACAGTAAAATTTTGACAACAAATGTTCGTTTAGCTGATCAAACTAGAACCGATATCTCTTATGCGCCAAAATTTCTAAACGATAATAGCAAGATAAAAAATATGATCGGGCTAAATTACGCTAGTGATTCAGTGGTTAGAAGTGACGGCTCTTATAATGGCACAACAAATCCTGATTATGATTTTTTAGATAATTCAAATGTAAATTTTCCAGATACATATTTTTTCATGCAAGGCAAAAAGCCAGACGGCACGACATTTACCAGTAAATTTAAGATGAGTGCAAATACAACAATGGCTGGGCTTATGGAAAAAATCGGAATGGAATTTGGCAATACAAAAACAACAAAAGTTGTTGATGTAAGCATAAATAACGATGGACAATTTAATATAAAAGATCTTACTAAAGGCAACCAGACTATTGACTTTCATATGGTTGCGGCCACATCAGTAGCACCAAATCGCGGCGCAATCGCTCAAAACAACGCGCTTGATGCGGTAAATTCTCTTGAAGGTCTTGAAACAATGGCAAATAATGTTCCAAAAACGGTTCATATCACTGAGTTTGTAAAGAGCAAATATACTGATAAAGATGGAAATGCGACAAATGCATTTGACTATGATAAGGTTAGATTTGAAAGAAAGGATAATGAGCTAATCGCAAATTTACCTCAAGTAGCTAGAAGAACGGGCGAATATGCAACAGATCAGACAAAGCTAAGTGAAGTCTCTGGTACAAAGGAGAGCTACGATAGAAATTTATATCCAAAAGATGTTGATGCTAGAAAGAGAGAGCTCTTTAATATCGACAACCAAGAGATAAATTTACAAGTAAAGTCAATCACTGGTACAAAATATGATATAAAGGTAAAAATGGGTACAGCAGGGGGTACAAATACTCCAGTGCAATTTGAAATAACATCTACACCACCAGGTGGCACGCCTTCTGCACCTAGGACTTTAACTGTTTATAACTCAGATGAGTTTGGAAGTTACAGAACTTATGCTAGTGATTTTACTTATAGGCAGCTCATGGATATCGTTGCTATGGCAGCAAGCGATAATATTCCAAACCCTCCACATGCAGAAAACGCAAATTTTGATACAGATATAGAAAAAGTAAAAAGAGATCAAAACTATAATGCCTATAAAGAGGCTTTATCAAAAACAAAGGGCGCGGTAGAGACGACTTTGGATGATAAAGGCAGAATGGTTTTGACTGATAAGACAAAATCAGTAACAAACATAGAAGTAACTATGCATGATGCAAAAAATAGCGATAAATTTGATGGCGATAGTACTGGTAGAGATACAGCTGGTAATGCTGGCCACCCTCAAGGAAAGGGTTCTGTATTTAGTTTTAATGAAAATAATGCTTTAACTATTGATGAGCCAAGTACGAGCGTTTTTCAAGACCTTGATAATATGATCGAAGCTGTTAGAAAGGGATATTATAGAGCTGATGCAAATAGTAATGATCCACGAAATACTGGCATGCAAGGCGCATTACAAAGGCTTGATCATTTAATAGATCATGCAAATAAAGAGCTTACAAAGATCGGCTCTCAATCAAGACTTTTAACTGCTACAAAAGAGCGAGCCGAAGTAATGAAAGTGAATGTGCAAACTGTTAAAAATGATGTAATTGATGCAGACTATGCGGAGTCATATCTGAAATTTACGCAGCTTTCACTATCTTATCAAGCAACTCTACAAGCAAGCGCAAAGATAAATCAACTAAGCTTACTAAATTATTTAAATTAA
- a CDS encoding YaaA family protein, whose protein sequence is MALKILFSPSESKISLNTNNKFNGKDLIFPELFDKRVEILNRYDEFLKNANLDEIKKLFGLKELEESKQLRESLSQKGSIKAILRYDGVAYKHLNYRGLDNKAQKYIDNNVLIFSNLFGPILAKDEIPEYKLKQGEKLGGFEISKFYEKNFSKAVDNFLQNDEILDLRAKFYEKFYTIKKEYITFCFVKNKKIVSHHAKAYRGEVLRQIANKLIKNKDELMSLNFKNLKLIDMKKMGLKNEITFEICE, encoded by the coding sequence ATGGCACTAAAAATTCTCTTTTCTCCAAGCGAAAGTAAAATTTCTCTAAATACGAATAATAAATTTAATGGTAAGGATTTGATATTTCCAGAGCTTTTTGACAAAAGAGTTGAAATTTTAAACAGATACGATGAATTTTTAAAAAATGCAAATTTAGACGAGATAAAAAAGCTTTTTGGACTAAAAGAGCTTGAAGAGAGTAAACAGCTGCGAGAAAGCTTATCTCAAAAAGGCAGCATAAAAGCTATTTTAAGGTATGATGGAGTGGCTTATAAACATCTAAACTATCGTGGTTTAGACAATAAGGCACAAAAATATATAGATAATAATGTTTTAATATTTTCAAATTTATTTGGGCCTATCTTAGCAAAAGATGAGATACCAGAATACAAACTAAAGCAAGGTGAAAAGCTGGGTGGCTTTGAAATTTCAAAATTTTATGAAAAAAATTTTAGTAAAGCGGTTGATAATTTTTTGCAAAATGATGAGATCTTAGACCTTAGAGCTAAGTTTTATGAAAAATTTTACACTATAAAAAAAGAATACATAACTTTTTGTTTTGTAAAAAATAAAAAAATAGTGAGTCATCACGCAAAAGCGTATAGAGGCGAAGTCTTGCGCCAGATAGCAAATAAACTTATAAAAAATAAAGATGAACTAATGAGCTTAAATTTTAAAAATTTAAAGCTTATTGATATGAAGAAGATGGGGTTAAAAAATGAAATCACATTTGAAATTTGCGAGTAA
- a CDS encoding HU family DNA-binding protein: MKKAEFIQAVADKAGLSKKDTLKVVDATLETIQAVLEKGDTISFIGFGTFGTADRAARKARVPGTKKVIDVPASKAVKFKVGKKLKEAVAAGAAKKGKKK; encoded by the coding sequence ATGAAAAAAGCTGAATTTATTCAAGCTGTTGCCGATAAGGCTGGTCTTTCAAAAAAAGATACTCTAAAAGTTGTTGATGCTACTTTGGAGACAATCCAAGCAGTTCTTGAAAAAGGCGATACAATTAGCTTTATAGGCTTTGGTACTTTCGGTACTGCTGACAGAGCTGCAAGAAAAGCTAGAGTTCCTGGAACTAAAAAAGTTATCGACGTTCCTGCTAGCAAAGCAGTTAAATTCAAAGTTGGCAAAAAACTTAAAGAAGCGGTTGCTGCTGGTGCTGCTAAAAAAGGTAAAAAGAAATAA